The Gammaproteobacteria bacterium genome has a segment encoding these proteins:
- a CDS encoding endonuclease/exonuclease/phosphatase family protein: MRLVVYNMRYAVGAGSPSRMPVPGAGYLFGNPGTLENIITFLQHEDPDIIGLIEVDIGSVRSGRVNQAEAIAKALGRYSLYECKYGEDSVNQYLPIIRKQANAFLARPSVTGERFHYFDTGIKRLIIELETDDIAVFLVHLSLKYRHRHFQLRHLYELVKRCTKPVIVAGDFNTFWGENEIFLFKEALGLRSANTNRLPSFPSRAPRMELDFILCGPEIEVTDFRIPRVSFSDHLPLVCDFEVSRK, translated from the coding sequence ATGCGTCTGGTTGTCTACAACATGCGCTACGCCGTCGGTGCCGGATCGCCCTCCCGAATGCCGGTTCCGGGTGCCGGCTACCTGTTCGGCAATCCCGGTACCCTGGAGAACATCATCACGTTTCTGCAGCACGAAGACCCGGACATCATTGGCCTGATCGAGGTCGACATCGGGTCCGTACGCAGCGGTCGCGTCAACCAGGCGGAAGCGATTGCCAAGGCCCTGGGGCGCTATTCGCTTTACGAGTGCAAGTACGGTGAGGATTCGGTCAACCAGTATCTGCCCATCATTCGCAAGCAGGCCAACGCGTTCCTGGCCCGACCGAGCGTCACCGGGGAACGATTTCACTACTTCGACACCGGCATCAAGCGGCTGATCATTGAGCTGGAAACGGACGATATTGCCGTATTCCTGGTGCACCTGTCCTTGAAGTACCGGCACCGTCATTTCCAGCTCCGCCATCTCTATGAGCTGGTCAAGCGGTGCACGAAACCGGTGATCGTCGCTGGTGACTTCAATACCTTCTGGGGGGAAAACGAGATATTCCTCTTCAAGGAGGCGCTGGGGCTGCGCAGCGCGAATACGAACCGTCTCCCCTCTTTCCCGAGCCGGGCGCCGCGGATGGAGCTGGACTTCATCCTGTGCGGACCTGAAATCGAAGTCACGGATTTTCGTATACCCCGTGTGAGTTTTTCGGATCACCTGCCACTGGTCTGCGATTTCGAGGTATCACGTAAATGA
- a CDS encoding NAD(P)/FAD-dependent oxidoreductase: MTIQTDALIVGAGPCGIFQIFELGLLGIRAEIVDSLPAVGGQCAWLYPDKPIYDIPAVPVCTGQELVDLLMKQIAPFNAGFHLGQEVVDLKAEDGLFRVRTSLGTEFIARTVFIAGGVGSFQPRKLKLAEIDALEEKSVHYRVREPGRFKGMNLMILGGGDSALDWALALAPQAARLTLVHRSDQFRAAPASMAAFRSLVAAGKADLIEFGNATDYKADGDRLTQVTVTQDDGKVHSVDADHLFAFFGMSPKLGPIAEWGLEMQRKALKVDTATFQTSMPGVFAIGDICDYPGKKKLILSGFHEAALAAFAAKALLEPGKKVHLQYTTTSPIMQQRLGVAEGA; encoded by the coding sequence ATGACCATCCAAACAGACGCGCTCATCGTCGGGGCTGGCCCTTGCGGTATTTTCCAGATTTTTGAACTGGGACTGCTGGGCATACGTGCCGAAATCGTGGATTCCTTGCCGGCAGTTGGCGGGCAATGTGCATGGCTGTATCCGGACAAGCCCATCTACGACATTCCGGCGGTACCTGTCTGCACCGGCCAGGAACTCGTCGATTTGCTGATGAAGCAGATTGCGCCATTCAATGCCGGATTCCACCTGGGCCAGGAGGTAGTCGACCTGAAAGCCGAAGACGGGCTGTTCAGGGTGCGGACCAGTCTTGGCACCGAGTTCATCGCCAGGACCGTTTTCATCGCCGGTGGGGTCGGTTCATTTCAGCCGCGCAAACTGAAGCTTGCAGAAATCGACGCGCTCGAAGAGAAGTCCGTGCATTACCGGGTGAGGGAACCTGGTCGATTCAAGGGCATGAACCTGATGATCCTGGGCGGTGGCGATTCGGCCCTCGACTGGGCCCTGGCACTGGCGCCACAGGCGGCCCGGCTGACACTGGTCCATCGATCAGATCAGTTCCGTGCCGCTCCGGCCTCGATGGCAGCGTTCCGCTCGCTGGTTGCAGCCGGCAAGGCAGACCTGATCGAGTTCGGTAATGCGACTGATTACAAAGCCGATGGTGATCGCCTCACCCAGGTGACCGTGACGCAGGACGACGGCAAGGTTCATTCCGTCGACGCCGATCACCTGTTTGCATTCTTCGGAATGTCACCGAAGCTCGGGCCAATCGCCGAATGGGGTCTCGAAATGCAACGCAAGGCGCTGAAGGTCGATACGGCGACTTTCCAGACCAGCATGCCGGGCGTGTTTGCCATCGGCGACATCTGCGACTACCCGGGGAAGAAAAAACTGATTCTCAGCGGATTCCACGAGGCTGCGCTGGCCGCATTTGCCGCGAAGGCACTGCTCGAGCCGGGCAAGAAGGTTCATCTGCAATACACCACGACCAGCCCGATCATGCAACAGCGCCTCGGGGTCGCGGAGGGCGCCTGA
- the glpQ gene encoding glycerophosphodiester phosphodiesterase — protein sequence MPRSRPIVIAHRGASGYLPEHTLVSKALAVGMGADFIEQDVVATRDAELIVFHDLTLECMTDVNERFPGRARADGRYYCVDFSLAEIRSLRVSERRRADGTAPRYPDRFPKDAGHFPIPTLEEEVRFANGLSRSTGRPIGLYPEIKDPEWHREQGIDLSRKLVDMLVKHGYPATPGQVFVQCFDPLELQRLRTELRCPFPLVQLIDKHAGSVSPDALRQIANYADAIGPSIDLVCRRQQPGSAALAYSSLIADAHAAGLKVHPYTFRRDDLPEGFRDLTELLDVVLLRLDADGLFTDFPDLAKGFIDQRFPAR from the coding sequence GTGCCGCGTTCCCGCCCCATCGTCATCGCTCATCGCGGGGCCAGCGGCTATCTTCCTGAACACACGCTCGTGAGCAAGGCGCTCGCGGTGGGCATGGGGGCCGATTTCATCGAGCAGGATGTCGTGGCGACACGCGACGCCGAACTGATCGTGTTCCACGACCTCACGCTCGAGTGCATGACCGACGTCAACGAGCGGTTTCCCGGGCGGGCACGCGCTGATGGCCGCTATTACTGCGTGGACTTTTCGCTGGCGGAAATTCGCTCACTGCGGGTGAGTGAAAGACGCCGTGCGGACGGGACCGCACCGCGATATCCGGATCGATTTCCCAAGGATGCGGGGCACTTCCCAATACCGACCCTGGAGGAAGAAGTTCGCTTCGCCAATGGCTTGAGCCGCTCAACCGGCCGCCCTATCGGCCTCTACCCAGAGATCAAGGACCCGGAATGGCACCGGGAGCAGGGGATCGACCTCAGCCGGAAACTCGTGGATATGCTGGTGAAGCATGGCTACCCGGCAACGCCAGGCCAGGTGTTTGTGCAATGCTTCGATCCGCTGGAACTGCAGCGATTGCGCACGGAATTGCGCTGTCCGTTCCCGCTGGTACAGCTGATCGACAAGCACGCGGGTAGTGTGTCTCCCGACGCACTACGACAAATCGCGAACTACGCCGACGCAATTGGCCCCTCCATTGATCTGGTCTGTCGTCGGCAGCAACCCGGCTCGGCCGCTTTGGCGTACAGCTCGCTGATCGCCGATGCGCATGCCGCCGGCCTGAAGGTTCACCCTTACACCTTTCGTCGTGATGACTTGCCGGAAGGCTTCCGCGATCTCACGGAACTCCTCGACGTCGTCCTGCTCCGGCTGGATGCCGACGGCCTGTTTACGGATTTCCCGGACCTGGCGAAGGGGTTCATCGATCAGCGCTTCCCGGCGCGCTGA
- a CDS encoding cytochrome c-type biogenesis protein CcmH, whose translation MKQAGLVTAMCVGLLALGGAWAIDSEPPFDDPVRAELYEKLIHEVRCLVCQNQTVGDSTAPLAADLRREIRRLVDDGRSEQEVEEYLLARYGDFVLYRPRFQASTAILWAAPLVLVLLGAVTLGVILRRRAAMPVDIDADVSPSSDRQEPS comes from the coding sequence ATGAAGCAGGCAGGCCTCGTTACAGCCATGTGCGTGGGGCTGCTTGCCCTTGGCGGCGCGTGGGCGATCGATTCGGAGCCGCCGTTCGACGATCCGGTGCGCGCCGAACTTTACGAGAAGCTCATTCATGAGGTTCGCTGCCTGGTTTGCCAGAACCAGACGGTTGGGGATTCGACCGCACCGCTTGCGGCAGACCTGCGGCGAGAGATCAGGCGGCTGGTCGATGACGGACGCTCCGAGCAGGAGGTCGAGGAGTACCTGCTGGCCCGATACGGCGATTTCGTGCTGTATCGGCCGCGGTTTCAGGCATCCACCGCAATTCTCTGGGCCGCACCGCTGGTGCTGGTATTGCTCGGTGCTGTGACGCTCGGCGTGATATTACGCCGGAGAGCAGCGATGCCGGTCGACATCGATGCTGATGTAAGCCCGAGCAGCGACCGGCAGGAACCTTCGTGA
- a CDS encoding DsbE family thiol:disulfide interchange protein — MTRFLLPVVALVVLVGFLAVGLKRDPTYVPSPLIGKPAPDFSLPRLDDPGRTLTRSDLLGDVSLVNVWATWCVGCRQEHPFLLELSTQSGVRMFGLNWKDDPDLARQWLQQLGNPYTAVGKDQDGRVAIDWGVYGAPETFLLDASGTILYKHIAPLTAEVWQKEFLPRIRAARAARP; from the coding sequence ATGACACGTTTCCTGCTGCCCGTGGTCGCCCTGGTGGTGCTGGTCGGTTTCCTCGCCGTAGGCCTGAAGCGCGATCCGACCTATGTTCCCTCACCTCTGATAGGGAAGCCGGCGCCGGATTTTTCCCTTCCGCGTCTCGACGACCCCGGCCGGACACTGACCAGAAGCGATCTGCTCGGTGATGTCAGCCTGGTCAACGTGTGGGCGACATGGTGTGTCGGATGCCGCCAGGAGCACCCGTTTCTGCTCGAGCTTTCGACCCAAAGCGGCGTGCGGATGTTCGGGCTCAACTGGAAAGACGATCCCGATCTGGCCCGCCAGTGGTTACAGCAGCTCGGCAATCCCTACACGGCTGTTGGAAAGGATCAGGATGGCCGGGTTGCGATCGACTGGGGCGTATATGGTGCACCCGAAACCTTCCTGCTGGACGCGTCCGGGACCATTCTGTACAAGCATATCGCCCCGTTGACGGCCGAGGTATGGCAGAAGGAGTTTCTTCCGCGTATTCGTGCCGCCCGCGCAGCGCGTCCATGA
- a CDS encoding heme lyase CcmF/NrfE family subunit, which translates to MIPEFGQVCLILAVCLASAQAFFALAGAHFGKPAWMAVGVPAATGQLVFVAGAFAALAWSFVSNDFTVSYVAANSNTTLPSIYRFAAVWGGHEGSLVLWALLLAGWTTAVATFSRSIPQEMSARIIGVMGFVSVGFLLFVLLTSNPFSRIVPGPADGNDLNPLLQDPAMALHPPLLYAGYVGFSVAFAFAVAAMLAGRIDQQWARWARPWTTVAWVFLTMGIALGSWWAYYELGWGGWWFWDPVENASFMPWLVGTALIHSLAVTEKRGLFKGSTLLLAIGAFSLSLLGTFLVRSGVLVSVHAFASDPTRGLFILTYLSVVIGIALALYAWRAPRLDRAIGFRPFSRETFLLVNNILLCVAAGLILLGTLYPLILDALNRGKISVGPPYFEAVFLVPMLPLLLAVGVGMHTAWRAADAWAVVRRLRWLALLSLLMAVVVPWAVYGGGSLLSAVGVGAAAWLILTALLDPALRLAGSGARLTRGALGMQIAHLGLGLCVLGITITSSFSIIADKRIAPGETLQLGEYQLLFRGITPAEGPNYKGLRGEMEIFRRGERIAVVHPEKRLYRVRSSPMTEAGIDAAWHRDLFVALGDDLGEGAWSVRLQYKPMVRFIWFGALVMAIGGLVAITDRRYRVALRQSATASRAGSIDAATAT; encoded by the coding sequence ATGATTCCGGAGTTTGGCCAGGTTTGCCTGATCCTCGCGGTCTGCCTTGCGTCCGCACAGGCATTTTTCGCCCTCGCCGGGGCTCATTTCGGCAAGCCGGCATGGATGGCGGTCGGAGTGCCGGCCGCGACCGGGCAACTGGTGTTCGTGGCAGGCGCATTCGCCGCACTGGCTTGGTCGTTTGTCAGCAATGATTTCACGGTCAGCTACGTTGCAGCCAATTCCAACACGACCCTACCGTCCATCTACCGGTTTGCCGCTGTATGGGGCGGCCACGAGGGCTCGCTCGTGCTGTGGGCGCTGTTGCTCGCGGGGTGGACGACTGCCGTAGCCACGTTCAGCCGAAGTATTCCGCAGGAGATGTCGGCCCGCATCATCGGCGTGATGGGTTTCGTCAGCGTGGGATTTCTGCTGTTCGTCCTGCTGACTTCCAATCCCTTCAGCCGCATCGTACCCGGCCCAGCCGACGGCAACGATCTCAACCCGCTGTTGCAGGACCCTGCAATGGCGCTGCATCCACCGCTGCTGTACGCGGGCTACGTGGGCTTCTCGGTCGCGTTCGCGTTCGCCGTGGCTGCAATGCTGGCTGGGCGAATCGATCAGCAGTGGGCGCGTTGGGCACGTCCATGGACGACGGTGGCCTGGGTGTTCCTGACCATGGGCATTGCCCTCGGCAGTTGGTGGGCTTACTACGAACTCGGCTGGGGAGGCTGGTGGTTCTGGGACCCGGTCGAAAACGCTTCCTTCATGCCGTGGCTGGTCGGAACCGCGCTGATACACTCCCTGGCGGTCACCGAGAAGCGGGGGCTGTTCAAGGGTTCAACGCTGCTGCTGGCGATCGGGGCGTTTTCGTTGAGCCTGCTCGGCACGTTCCTCGTCCGTTCCGGGGTGCTGGTTTCGGTACACGCGTTCGCGTCGGATCCCACGCGCGGGTTGTTCATACTGACCTATCTGTCAGTCGTCATAGGGATCGCGCTGGCGCTGTATGCGTGGCGCGCGCCGCGGCTTGACCGTGCAATTGGATTCCGGCCGTTTTCCCGCGAGACCTTCCTGCTCGTCAACAACATCCTGCTCTGCGTGGCCGCCGGCCTGATCCTGCTCGGGACGCTGTACCCGCTGATCCTCGACGCGCTCAATCGTGGCAAGATCTCGGTCGGTCCCCCGTACTTCGAAGCCGTATTCCTGGTGCCAATGCTGCCGCTTCTGCTGGCGGTAGGAGTCGGCATGCACACAGCCTGGCGGGCCGCCGATGCCTGGGCGGTCGTGCGGCGGCTGCGCTGGCTCGCGCTGCTGTCGCTGTTGATGGCTGTGGTGGTTCCGTGGGCGGTCTACGGCGGCGGCTCGTTGCTTTCGGCTGTCGGAGTCGGTGCGGCTGCCTGGCTGATACTGACGGCATTGCTGGATCCCGCGCTGCGCCTGGCTGGTTCCGGAGCGCGACTGACCCGCGGTGCCTTGGGCATGCAGATTGCTCACCTGGGGCTTGGCCTGTGCGTTCTTGGCATCACCATTACCTCGAGCTTCAGCATCATTGCCGACAAGCGCATTGCGCCGGGTGAGACCCTGCAGCTCGGCGAATACCAGCTGCTGTTCCGCGGGATTACCCCTGCGGAAGGTCCGAACTACAAGGGTCTGAGGGGCGAGATGGAGATATTCCGTCGTGGTGAGCGTATCGCGGTCGTTCACCCGGAAAAGCGACTGTACCGCGTTCGCTCCTCGCCCATGACCGAAGCCGGGATCGATGCCGCATGGCATCGCGACCTGTTCGTCGCGCTCGGAGACGACCTGGGGGAGGGCGCCTGGAGCGTCAGGCTGCAGTACAAACCAATGGTCCGCTTCATCTGGTTTGGGGCACTCGTCATGGCCATTGGCGGCCTGGTGGCCATCACGGACCGGCGCTACCGCGTCGCGCTCCGCCAAAGTGCAACTGCGTCCCGGGCGGGTAGCATCGACGCCGCGACTGCAACCTGA
- the ccmE gene encoding cytochrome c maturation protein CcmE encodes MTPRRQRLLVVGLILGGVALAVGLALRAFDENLLYFYSPSQIAAGEAPSAKKFRLGGLVSQGSVRRAPGSLEIHFQVTDTQKSLDVSYTGVLPDLFREGQGVIAYGVLMPDGTFKADEVLAKHDENYMPPEVAESLRAQGHPGTVPPPSDR; translated from the coding sequence ATGACGCCACGACGACAACGCCTGCTGGTAGTTGGCCTGATCCTGGGCGGCGTAGCGCTCGCAGTGGGTCTCGCGCTGCGAGCCTTCGATGAGAATCTTCTCTATTTTTATTCGCCGAGCCAGATTGCGGCAGGCGAGGCACCGTCGGCGAAGAAATTCCGTCTCGGGGGCCTGGTCAGCCAAGGTAGTGTGCGGCGCGCTCCAGGTTCCCTCGAGATCCACTTTCAGGTCACGGATACGCAGAAAAGCCTCGATGTGAGTTACACGGGTGTGCTCCCTGATCTGTTCCGTGAAGGGCAAGGGGTGATCGCCTACGGCGTGCTGATGCCCGACGGCACGTTCAAAGCCGACGAGGTGCTGGCCAAGCACGATGAGAACTACATGCCACCGGAAGTAGCAGAATCTTTAAGGGCGCAGGGACACCCGGGAACCGTGCCGCCGCCATCGGATCGGTGA
- the ccmD gene encoding heme exporter protein CcmD, whose product MIEFLTMGGYAAWVWSAFGLTVVVLWANIAAAGRRYRQAKEKLRLRAARDTRSVLR is encoded by the coding sequence ATGATCGAATTCCTGACAATGGGTGGTTATGCTGCGTGGGTATGGAGTGCCTTCGGCCTGACGGTGGTCGTGCTGTGGGCAAACATTGCCGCTGCGGGCAGACGGTATCGCCAGGCGAAAGAAAAGCTGCGCCTGCGAGCTGCCAGGGACACTAGGAGCGTGCTTCGATGA
- a CDS encoding heme ABC transporter permease, producing the protein MAIGFPAWLHKLASPPHFYRLAGAMQQWLLWPSLLFILIGSYGGLVVAPADYQQGDAYRIIYVHVPSAYLSMMVYMVMATASAIGLVWRIKLAHAVAAAAAPVGASFTFLALVTGAVWGQPMWGTWWVWDARLTSELILLFLYLGYMALRAAFDDVARADRASAVLALVGVVNIPIIHYSVIWWNTLHQGPTISKLDNPSITTDMLWPLLTMIVGFTVFFLAVLTRRLQGEVLEREQHARWAQDVVLSQGTGAR; encoded by the coding sequence ATGGCGATTGGGTTCCCTGCGTGGCTGCATAAGCTGGCGTCACCGCCGCACTTTTATCGCCTGGCCGGCGCGATGCAGCAGTGGCTGCTTTGGCCGTCGCTATTGTTCATCCTGATCGGCAGTTACGGCGGTTTGGTGGTTGCTCCAGCGGACTACCAGCAGGGCGATGCGTACCGGATCATTTATGTGCATGTGCCGAGCGCCTACCTTTCGATGATGGTCTATATGGTCATGGCAACCGCGTCGGCAATCGGGCTGGTCTGGCGTATCAAACTCGCGCACGCGGTTGCCGCGGCTGCCGCACCGGTAGGCGCGTCGTTCACGTTTCTCGCACTGGTCACCGGTGCCGTGTGGGGCCAGCCAATGTGGGGTACCTGGTGGGTCTGGGACGCACGCCTGACGTCCGAACTTATTCTCCTGTTCCTTTATCTCGGGTACATGGCGCTACGTGCAGCGTTTGACGATGTGGCCCGAGCTGACCGGGCGAGCGCGGTGCTGGCGCTGGTGGGCGTGGTCAACATTCCGATAATCCATTACTCCGTAATCTGGTGGAACACGCTGCACCAGGGCCCGACTATTTCAAAGCTCGATAACCCGTCCATCACGACAGACATGTTGTGGCCGTTGCTGACGATGATCGTAGGGTTTACGGTGTTTTTCCTTGCGGTGCTGACCCGCAGGCTCCAGGGAGAGGTGCTCGAGCGCGAGCAGCATGCCCGATGGGCCCAGGACGTCGTGTTGAGCCAGGGGACGGGCGCCAGATGA
- the ccmB gene encoding heme exporter protein CcmB: protein MFELFTAVLRRDIQVAFRRPGDLLTPLAFFVIVASLFPLALSPAQDMLQRIGPAVLWVAALLSTLMSLTALYRTDVEDGTMEQLLLQPEPLAVAMLAKTVAHWLLTGAPLVMLAPFLGITYYLPGDAITILCVTLLIGTPTLNLLGSVGAALTAGLRQASGLLALLVLPLMLPVLMFGARATDVAANGADPAGLLYLLGAMMFLALSLAPVAAAAAIRITLD from the coding sequence ATGTTCGAGTTGTTTACTGCGGTTCTGCGTCGTGACATTCAGGTGGCGTTCCGACGACCGGGCGACCTGCTGACACCGCTCGCATTCTTTGTCATCGTCGCGTCGCTCTTCCCGCTTGCACTGAGTCCGGCGCAGGACATGCTGCAGCGAATCGGTCCGGCGGTGCTCTGGGTGGCTGCATTGCTCAGTACGCTCATGTCGCTGACCGCGCTGTACCGTACCGATGTCGAAGACGGAACCATGGAACAGTTGCTCCTGCAACCGGAGCCGCTGGCGGTCGCAATGCTCGCAAAAACTGTGGCGCACTGGTTGCTGACTGGCGCGCCGCTGGTCATGCTGGCCCCGTTCCTGGGAATCACCTACTATCTTCCCGGCGATGCGATCACGATTCTGTGTGTCACCCTGCTCATCGGGACTCCGACGCTGAATCTCCTGGGTTCCGTCGGGGCGGCGCTCACAGCCGGTCTGCGTCAGGCAAGTGGCCTGCTGGCATTGCTGGTGCTGCCACTCATGCTGCCGGTGTTGATGTTTGGCGCGCGGGCTACGGACGTGGCAGCGAACGGGGCCGACCCCGCGGGACTGCTGTATTTGCTGGGCGCTATGATGTTTCTGGCGCTCAGCCTCGCTCCGGTTGCTGCAGCCGCTGCGATCCGGATTACCCTCGACTGA
- the ccmA gene encoding heme ABC exporter ATP-binding protein CcmA, with product MSRKGRAQAMLEARNLTLWRGETCLFDRLSLHVPAGSVLLVRGPNGVGKTTLLRVLCGLTRPESGQVLWEGRDDPLTCRRLVAYGGHQSALKADLTVRQNLRFYRRLVGDAADESRLLELLSLSRCADLEARHLSAGQRRRAGLARILVSGRPAWLLDEPFTNMDSDGRRLLEARITSHVVAGGIAVVVAHDEVRLSGIRVETLNMADS from the coding sequence ATGTCACGCAAAGGGCGGGCACAGGCGATGCTGGAGGCTAGGAATCTGACGCTCTGGCGGGGCGAAACCTGCTTGTTCGATCGCCTGTCGCTGCACGTGCCCGCAGGATCGGTGTTGCTCGTCCGCGGACCCAATGGAGTTGGCAAAACCACGCTGTTGCGGGTGTTGTGCGGACTGACGCGCCCCGAGTCGGGCCAGGTCCTCTGGGAGGGACGCGACGATCCGCTGACTTGCCGCCGCCTGGTCGCATACGGAGGTCACCAGTCGGCCCTGAAAGCGGACCTGACAGTGAGGCAGAACCTGCGCTTCTATCGTCGGCTGGTTGGGGATGCTGCCGACGAATCCCGGTTGCTCGAACTGCTGAGCCTGAGCCGCTGTGCGGATCTGGAGGCGCGTCACCTGTCGGCCGGTCAGCGACGTCGGGCGGGGCTGGCGCGCATCCTCGTCTCAGGGCGCCCGGCGTGGTTATTGGACGAACCGTTCACCAACATGGACTCTGACGGTCGTCGTCTGCTCGAGGCGCGAATCACCTCGCATGTCGTAGCCGGCGGCATTGCGGTCGTCGTGGCGCACGATGAAGTCCGGTTGTCTGGCATCCGGGTTGAAACACTGAACATGGCGGATAGCTGA
- a CDS encoding FHA domain-containing protein, whose amino-acid sequence MPNQNRNASFGASDTGRESARIVEAAAYLDQCWRSRSRFAIMIGQQNSALSRALRHFTDNLPETSRLARTPAPTDSGHSFLESALAQFGFDPFDATADDLLRLLTVVLRQDAARSGTSIIIVEDAHLFGPRVWETIRELARNADERNSTLLFILSGSTALHRILDSSGMSGVAGMTRVRFDLDSERGDAGSSEGRLQGQADRGVSLLVSRDQQTMARFTLAYDRLLIGRGEHSDLRLSSRFVSRQHALLLRNTDGDWLIDLKSTNGTIVNSALIERHRLQAGDIISIGNFRLRYEDAAGSQPGPVIPMADPDLLTETVVMRSLKALREPVTDDARRHSREAGDKSSAA is encoded by the coding sequence ATGCCAAACCAGAACCGCAATGCTTCTTTTGGTGCAAGCGACACTGGTCGGGAGTCGGCGCGAATTGTAGAGGCGGCAGCCTACCTCGACCAGTGCTGGCGTAGCAGGTCGCGCTTCGCCATCATGATCGGGCAACAGAATTCTGCGCTTTCACGCGCATTGCGCCATTTCACGGACAACCTGCCTGAGACGTCCCGGCTTGCCCGAACGCCGGCACCGACCGACAGCGGTCACTCCTTTCTGGAGTCCGCGCTGGCGCAGTTCGGGTTCGACCCGTTCGATGCCACCGCCGATGACCTCCTGCGGTTGCTGACAGTCGTCCTGCGGCAGGACGCGGCTCGATCCGGCACTTCCATCATTATCGTGGAGGACGCCCATCTGTTCGGCCCACGGGTGTGGGAAACCATTCGGGAACTGGCCAGAAATGCAGATGAACGGAATTCGACTCTCCTGTTCATTTTGAGCGGCTCGACCGCGCTCCATCGCATCCTCGATTCGAGCGGCATGTCTGGCGTAGCCGGCATGACGCGGGTCCGTTTCGACCTCGACTCCGAGCGCGGCGACGCTGGCAGTAGCGAAGGGCGTTTGCAGGGTCAAGCCGATCGGGGCGTGTCTCTCCTCGTATCGCGCGACCAACAAACCATGGCCAGGTTCACTCTCGCGTATGACCGCTTGCTTATCGGCCGCGGTGAGCACAGTGACCTGCGCCTCTCCAGCCGCTTCGTGAGCAGGCAGCACGCATTGTTGTTGCGAAACACTGATGGGGACTGGCTGATCGACCTGAAGAGCACCAATGGCACGATCGTGAACTCTGCTCTCATCGAGCGCCACCGGTTGCAGGCCGGCGACATTATCAGCATCGGAAACTTCCGGCTGCGGTACGAAGACGCCGCCGGGAGCCAGCCGGGCCCCGTGATTCCGATGGCTGATCCGGACCTGCTGACCGAGACCGTTGTGATGAGGTCGCTCAAAGCCCTGCGCGAACCCGTCACCGACGATGCGCGTCGCCATTCCAGGGAGGCCGGCGATAAGTCTTCGGCCGCTTGA
- a CDS encoding Spy/CpxP family protein refolding chaperone encodes MERKNHLTAFLLFVTMLGCSSQVFAADDPSPAAADSPLAGMMFMHPRADGHGCPAVNGNDEPGLDCRSDDWGSRLAALNITAEQKAAIQQIVQSYRDRGLALVQAAARVRAQWMDVTPDDPGFTLATDEAADAAAGVAANGVRLASSMRAEIHAILTAEQRQQLSDEIGAQRQRWADWRTRHQPAQ; translated from the coding sequence ATGGAGCGTAAGAATCACCTAACCGCGTTCCTGCTTTTTGTGACGATGCTCGGCTGCAGCAGCCAGGTCTTCGCTGCGGATGATCCCTCCCCGGCCGCAGCGGACTCGCCGCTTGCCGGGATGATGTTCATGCACCCACGCGCGGACGGGCATGGCTGCCCAGCGGTGAATGGCAACGATGAACCCGGGCTCGATTGCCGGTCGGACGACTGGGGCTCGCGCCTTGCAGCGCTCAACATCACTGCAGAGCAGAAGGCCGCAATTCAGCAGATCGTGCAGTCTTACCGCGATCGGGGGCTTGCCCTCGTCCAGGCCGCCGCACGCGTGCGCGCGCAATGGATGGATGTCACACCCGACGACCCCGGCTTCACGCTGGCCACCGACGAGGCCGCAGATGCTGCCGCTGGCGTGGCCGCCAATGGAGTCAGGCTCGCCAGCAGCATGCGGGCGGAGATCCATGCGATTCTCACGGCCGAACAGCGCCAGCAACTGAGCGACGAAATCGGCGCACAGCGCCAGCGCTGGGCGGACTGGCGCACGCGCCATCAACCGGCTCAATAG